In one Rutidosis leptorrhynchoides isolate AG116_Rl617_1_P2 chromosome 8, CSIRO_AGI_Rlap_v1, whole genome shotgun sequence genomic region, the following are encoded:
- the LOC139861571 gene encoding probable pre-mRNA-splicing factor ATP-dependent RNA helicase DEAH4 — protein sequence MANLPILQFEDKILQVVNENPVVVVIGETGSGKSTQLSQILLRSGYTKSGIIAVTQPRRVAAVSVSRRVAQELGVRLGEDVGYAIRFEDRTSERTCIKYLTDGVLLRESLSDPELKQYSVIILDEAHERSLNTDILMGLMKRLIKLRASTLKVLITSATLDGEKVSNFFSECPVLNVPGKLFPVEILYSAEQPKSYIESSLKKAIDIHVNEPEGDILIFMTGQDDIEKLVSRLEEKIQSLEVGSCMDAVVLPLHGSMPPEMQVRVFSPPPKNCRRFIVATNIAETSLTVDGVVYVIDSGYVKQRQYNPSTGMYSLDIVQISRVQANQRAGRAGRTRPGKCYRLYPLAVYNDNLLDATVPEIQRSSLAGSVLYLKSLDLPDIDILKFDFLDAPSHESLQDALKQLFLIDAIDENGTITAIGKTMAELPLEPSLARTLIEANEYDCLPQALTVAAMLSVEGTLHPGPSKNTDKNSKNRDKKRKHAPSDLPDGLGWGDHIQLLQIYELWDQTDYSIDWCKDNNLQVRGMLFAKDVRKQLSQIMQKIAKGSLDIRRKERKRDRKPDYKNLRKCLCVGYASQLAERMMRHNGYRTLGFKSQLVQVHPSSVLRTDDEGMLPNYVVYHELISTSRPYMRNVCEVEMQWATPILHKLEKLNVKKLSGGINQSEEKKTEILDFSKKEVNDVGPIDDADSRIQAARERFLSRKGKK from the exons aTGGCAAACCTACCGATTCTACAATTTGAAGACAAGATACTACAAGTTGTGAATGAAAATCCAGTTGTTGTAGTCATCGGAGAAACCGGTTCCGGTAAAAGCACTCAACTTTCTCAGATTTTGCTCCGAAGTGGCTACACCAAATCCGGAATCATCGCCGTCACTCAGCCCCGCCGTGTCGCCGCCGTATCTGTCTCCAG AAGGGTTGCACAGGAGCTTGGTGTTAGATTGGGTGAAGACGTTGGTTATGCGATACGGTTCGAGGATAGAACTTCAGAGAGAACTTGTATCAA GTATCTTACTGATGGAGTATTACTTCGTGAAAGTCTTTCTGACCCTGAATTGAAACAATATTCAGTGATCATATTAGATGAAGCTCATGAAAGGAGTCTGAACAC GGATATTTTAATGGGGCTTATGAAGCGGTTGATCAAGCTACGTGCATCAACCTTGAAAGTTTTGATTACTTCTGCTACTCTTGATGGTGAAAAGGTGTCGAATTTTTTCTCCGAATGCCCCGTTTTGAACGTTCCTGGAAAATTGTTCCCTGTAGAAATATTATATAGTGCAGAGCAACCCAAAAGTTATATTGAGTCGTCTTTAAAAAAAGCTATTG ATATACATGTCAACGAGCCAGAAGGGGACATTTTGATATTTATGACTGGACAG GATGACATTGAGAAGTTGGTGTCGAGATTGGAGGAAAAAATTCAAAGCCTCGAGGTTGGATCTTGTATGGATGCAGTAGTGCTTCCGCTTCATGGTTCTATGCCACCTGAAATGCAG GTGCGAGTGTTTAGTCCCCCACCTAAAAATTGTAGGCGTTTTATTGTGGCTACAAACATTGCTGAAACCTCTTTGACTGTTGATGGTGTTGT GTACGTCATTGACTCCGGTTATGTGAAGCAGCGACAATATAATCCATCAACTGGAATGTATTCCCTTGATATTGTTCAGATTAGCAG GGTGCAAGCCAACCAACGAGCAGGCCGAGCTGGGAGAACACGACCCGGGAAATGCTATCGTTTATACCCGTTAGCCGTTTACAATGACAATTTGCTTGATGCTACTGTTCCTGAAATACAACGTTCTTCTTTAGCTGGCAGTGTTCTTTATTTAAAATCTTTGGATCTTCCCGATATTGATATTCTTAAATTTGATTTTCTTGATGCACCATCAC ATGAGTCTTTGCAAGATGCTCTTAAACAGCTGTTTCTGATTGATGCTATAGATGAAAATGGGACCATCACGGCTATTGGCAAAACAATGGCGG AGCTTCCTTTGGAACCTTCGCTTGCAAGGACGTTAATAGAGGCAAATGAATATGATTGTTTACCCCAAGCTTTAACTGTAGCTGCTATGCTATCAGTCGAAGGTACATTGCATCCTGGACCAAG TAAAAACACAGACAAGAACAGTAAAAACAGAGACAAAAAGAGGAAACATGCTCCATCAGATCTTCCTGATGGTTTGGGGTGGGGTGATCACATTCAGTTACTTCAGATCTACGAGCTCTGGGATCAAACTGACTATAGTATTGACTGGTGCAAAGATAACAATCTCCAG GTACGAGGAATGCTATTTGCCAAAGATGTTCGGAAACAATTGTCTCAGATAATGCAGAAGATTGCAAAAG GGAGCTTAGATATAAGGAGGAAGGAAAGAAAAAGAGATAGAAAACCCGATTATAAGAATTTAAGGAAGTGTCTATGTGTCGGCTATGCAAGCCAGCTTGCTGAGCGTATGATGCGTCATAACGGTTACCGAACTCTTGGCTTTAAGTCTCAGCTTGTCCAG GTGCATCCATCTTCTGTATTACGAACAGATGATGAAGGAATGCTCCCAAATTACGTGGTGTACCATGAACTTATTTCTACATCTCGCCCTTATATGCGCAATGTTTGTGAAGTAGAGATGCAATGGGCGACTCCTATATTACACAAGTTAGAGAAACTAAACGTCAAGAAACTCAG TGGTGGTATCAATCAGAGTGAGGAAAAGAAAACAGAAATTTTGGATTTTTCCAAGAAAGAGGTTAACGATGTGGGCCCCATTGATGACGCAGACAGTAGAATACAAGCTGCTCGTGAGCGATTTCTTTCACGTAAAGGGAAAAAATAG